The following is a genomic window from Lysinibacillus sp. G4S2.
TAACTGGAACTAGCAAGATAAGAGCAAATAATGTGTAAAGCTTGCCCTTAAAGCTTCCAAATAATTTCTTCTTACAACAGTTCTCCTTTTGCCTCCATTAGTTCTTAAGATGTTTATTATTGTATAATTTTGTGTTTTATTTTAATGGCACTATAGTCAATGATCTAGACTCAAAAAGAATGCCGCTTCCCTCTACTGCTCACAACCTACCCTTCTTTTATCGATGAAATTTCACCCTAGGCTTTTATCGGACGAAATACATAAATTCAAACTCCTTTTTTCATTTTTTGGATTTAACTAACATAAATATTTCCATTTAGAACTTTTTCATCATTCAACCAAACACGGAATCTCACTTTCTTTCGCACAGAAAACAATTGAGATGAATATTGTTTTACACGTACTTTGAAAATCTATGTAAATGAAGATTGTACTGATTGTTTATTCCGTTCCTTCTGTACAAAAGCTAATGAAGAAAATAACAGGAAATTAATGATCAATGACAAGTGGGAAGAACAAAAAGAATATAAGCTTTCAGAAAAAAAAAACAGGTGCTATCTATCGACAACGACTAATCGATGCAGTACCAGTTTTTGGATTTATGAAAGCTAATTTGCGTTTCACTCGATTTTCTGTCCGTGGAAAATCAAAACGAAATGGGCTTTGCATTGATGGCAGTATAAACTTATTCGGTCTTTTCACATAGTCATAGAATGTAGGATTGCCCCCTGTAAGACCTATAAGGGCCTATTTGCGTATACATTCCCATACTAGGATCCTAATATTGAAATATTCTTTACACCACACTCATCATTTTAAAGCCTCTCAACATACAAATTTCGTATAATCATACTCTTTTTTAGAGTGGACTTTTATTCATAAATCTTACCCACATATAACATCATCGATAAAAAATTCCAATCAATATTTTGGCCTTAAGAAAATATCCGTGTAGTTTAAAAAATAATCTACATAATGGTGAAACATCGTTCTAGCAGAATAGTCTAACTCTACACTTAAGACCGAAGAAAGAACATTAGAGAAACATTCTTTTTTATTCCATAAATTCCCTATAGATAAAGGGTTTCGATAATAGGCACTTAAAGTATCCTGTCAGATTTCGCTCATACGTTCTTTGGTCGCCTTCGACTTCCAATAGGCTTGACTTATGTACTCACGCGCTTGCCTTTTCGCTTTGGGACGAAAACGCATATGGCACCAGCCCATCTTATTCGAGTATTAAGATAAAGTTTTGGAGGAGAAAAAGGATATGTTTTAGAAGTTTTACTACCTTTATTATACTTATTCGAATATTCCTCTTGGGTAAATATTCGGAATGTAAATCTATCAGGTCTATCCTTTTAATCTATCTTCCTTAAACCATCCAATGAGCCTTTGAGTGCTTTAACAATTTCTTGTTGCATTTGTCTAATTTCTCTTATTTTAGCTCCAGATCCCCATTTTCCGGAAGAACGGAACTTTAAAGAAAGTTCATCACTTACAATAAAAGCGTCAATGTCAAAGTCCGTTGGATCAAACGGAAGATTTCCTTTATGAGGACCTTTCCTACTAGTAGCCAAAGAACCTCTATATCCGACTTTAGCATTAGGGTCTATCTTATTCACTATTCATTCTAATCTTGCAAATAATCCGATTACGGTGCTGTTATGAGTTGTTATACCGCTGATGCTAATTATTTTGTGTTCGATCCGCACGATTTGAACTAATGTCTCCAAGTTTAACTGGTATGATATCCAAAATAAAACCACCTTTCGTAGAATATCTATATTAGCTATTCTACCTAAAGGTGGTTAATGTAGAAATCCGTCATACTATTTCCCACTTACCGTATAACCCAATTATTTTAGATTATTTTTGGTTTATCCCTACTTAAATACTAGATAGCATCAAACATTCCAATATAAGTTAGCTTATTATAAAGCTTTTCTTTATCTTTTATCATGATACCACCATCATAATACCAAAACACTGCATTCGCTTTTTCAACGCCCTTCTTTATACAAATCTCTCTAATTTTTGTTATAGTTTCTTCCGTAACTGATAATTCATCTTGGTTTATAAGAATATCTAAGTCTATCTCTTGTGAGTGCTGGGTATATCCAATCCAGTCCTCATCGTAAAATACTTCCCCTATATCTTTACAAAAACCACAGATTTTATAATCTAAATCTCCTATTTCTACATCTTCTCTATAGTCTAATTTAAAATACTCCTCATAATCCTTCTCAAAATTATTTCCTACCCAAATATGCACTTTAGATGTGTTTTGTTCTCCATAATTCATTTGTTATTTACACCTCATCTTCATATGATTATCATGATTTTTATTGATTATTCCAAGTGCTTCTTCCTTCGTTTTAGCACTCTTTAACTGTTTAATAACATGTCATGGAATCTCTTACTTGCACTACTACTGTGATGTTTACCTGATATAATATTACCATCTCCACAAATATACCTAAAATACTTTTTATCACCATTTAAAGGAACTACCATTTCCAACAACTCCTCTGCTGTGAATCCTAATTCCCTCGCTTTTACAGCAATTGATACAGGAAACATCTCATGAATACCTCCTCCATTTCGTAAGCTCTTTTAACAGATTGAATATGTTGAGAAACTTGCTCTGGAGTAGCTTTATTAAACCATTCAATAAATCCACCGTTTTTCCAAGGTGCTAGTCCGAATAAGTCTACCTCAGCATTAGGATTACTAACATATCCATACAATGTAGGATTATTTCTCGTCAATCCTATCAGATCAATCTGCGTGTACATTCCGTCGGCTGGTGAATAATAACGGAATCTTTTATAGTACAATCCTGTTTCAATATCTTCATACTGTCCTTGATATCTAAATGGAATAAAATCTTTTACATCTGTAAATTCTTTTACCCTGCCGAATATATCAAGCTCAGCTGACCAAACTTTATTACCTTCCTCATCAAAGGATTCGACAGGCGTGATAATCACTAATAATACTGTTTAACTTCATTCGTAATTTTAGCTGAAGGTACAAACCAATCCTTAAATATCCATGTAATTAGGTTATCTACTATTTCGGAGTCAGTCTGTAAAGAAGATTCAACTAGATTTTCAACTTTATCTAAATCATTCTGCCTGAAATACTCGTGTAGGATCGTATTCTCATCCCAGACGAAACTCATAGTTTTCTCGTCAGAACGCTTCTCTATTCGTCTACCTAG
Proteins encoded in this region:
- a CDS encoding immunity 22 family protein, which produces MNYGEQNTSKVHIWVGNNFEKDYEEYFKLDYREDVEIGDLDYKICGFCKDIGEVFYDEDWIGYTQHSQEIDLDILINQDELSVTEETITKIREICIKKGVEKANAVFWYYDGGIMIKDKEKLYNKLTYIGMFDAI
- a CDS encoding RHS repeat-associated core domain-containing protein, whose amino-acid sequence is MIITPVESFDEEGNKVWSAELDIFGRVKEFTDVKDFIPFRYQGQYEDIETGLYYKRFRYYSPADGMYTQIDLIGLTRNNPTLYGYVSNPNAEVDLFGLAPWKNGGFIEWFNKATPEQVSQHIQSVKRAYEMEEVFMRCFLYQLL
- a CDS encoding RHS repeat domain-containing protein, with amino-acid sequence MLETREATFFYDEEGNLIQKVEKNGDTWRYEYNGNGMMEKVIKPDNTEVTFNYDPLGRRIEKRSDEKTMSFVWDENTILHEYFRQNDLDKVENLVESSLQTDSEIVDNLITWIFKDWFVPSAKITNEVKQYY